A window of the Macaca nemestrina isolate mMacNem1 chromosome X, mMacNem.hap1, whole genome shotgun sequence genome harbors these coding sequences:
- the LOC105468369 gene encoding kita-kyushu lung cancer antigen 1 homolog yields the protein MNVYLLLASGILCALMTVFWKYRRFQRNTGEMSSNSTALALVRPSSTGLINSNTDNNLSVYDLSRDILNNFPHSIAMQKRILVNLTTVENKLVELEHILVSKGFRSASAHRKST from the exons ATGAACGTCTATTTACTCCTAGCGAGCGGCATTCTGTGTGCCTTGATGACTGTCTTCTGGAAATATCGCCGCTTTCAG AGAAACACTGGTGAAATGTCATCAAATTCAACTGCTCTTGCACTAGTAAGACCCTCTTCTACTGGGTTAATTAACAGCAATACAGACAACAATCTTTCAGTCTACGACCTCTCTcgggatattttaaataatttcccaCACTCAATAGCCATGCAGAAGCGCATATTGGTAAACCTCACTACGGTGGAAAACAAGCTGGTTGAACTGGAACATATTCTAGTCAGCAAGGGTTTCAGAAGTGCATCAGCTCACCGGAAATCCACCTAA